The Pseudomonas sp. DG56-2 genome contains a region encoding:
- a CDS encoding DUF1302 domain-containing protein — protein sequence MQTIIKRANLHPTLLATAIALAWGTQAQAVSFNIGEIEGTFDSSLSIGASWGTQDPDSDFISNFNVMGEEGHAASRTADDGRLNFKKNETFSKIFKGIHDLSLKYEDSGVFVRGKYWYDFELKDGEQHFYDIDDHGRDRSAKASGAEFLDAFVYHNYQIGDLPGNVRLGKQVVSWGESTFIQNSINAINPIDVAALRRPGAEVKEGLIPVNMFYLSQGLTENLTAEMFYQLEWDKTVTDNCGTFFGADPVAKGCNDRLVIAGPDFAPGVASNSLNIQAVAQGLDNAYIPRAKDHEPGDSGQFGLALRWFLPELNDTELAAYAMNYHSRNPYLSFTRTTVAAPPNTANTPARVRTASYFVDYPEDIRLYGLSFQTNVSGVALGGEVSFRPNMPLQINTADLNLAAVNQLGLINGVPGAVSPVFVDGFATNAPGAAIPGYKRMPVTQVQVTATKFFDQVLAASRLTLVGEVGYNRVSGLSTDTGDVRFGRSPTYGAGALVDNGAVCRGTAAGTPTASNPQQECNNKGYYTSDSWGYRVRGKLDYPNVIAGINLSPSLAWSHDVNGTGVSFEEGAKAVSLGLDADYENTYTASLSYTNYFGGDFNTLVDRDFMSLSFGVNF from the coding sequence ATGCAAACAATAATAAAGCGCGCAAACCTGCATCCCACCCTGTTGGCGACCGCAATCGCCTTGGCGTGGGGAACTCAGGCGCAAGCCGTGAGCTTCAACATTGGGGAAATCGAAGGCACCTTCGACTCATCACTGTCCATTGGTGCAAGTTGGGGGACCCAAGATCCCGACTCGGACTTCATCTCCAACTTCAACGTGATGGGCGAAGAGGGCCATGCCGCCTCTCGCACCGCCGACGACGGACGCTTGAACTTCAAGAAGAATGAAACCTTCTCGAAGATCTTCAAAGGTATCCACGACCTGTCGCTCAAGTACGAAGACTCTGGCGTGTTTGTGCGCGGCAAGTACTGGTATGACTTTGAGCTCAAGGACGGCGAGCAGCATTTTTACGACATCGATGACCACGGCCGTGACCGTTCGGCCAAGGCCTCGGGCGCAGAGTTCCTCGATGCCTTTGTCTACCACAACTATCAGATCGGCGATCTGCCCGGCAACGTGCGCCTGGGCAAACAGGTGGTCAGTTGGGGGGAAAGCACGTTCATCCAGAACTCGATCAACGCCATCAACCCGATCGACGTCGCTGCACTGCGCCGTCCGGGTGCCGAGGTCAAGGAAGGGCTGATTCCGGTCAACATGTTCTACCTGTCGCAGGGCCTGACCGAGAACCTGACTGCGGAAATGTTCTACCAGTTGGAGTGGGACAAGACCGTTACCGATAACTGCGGCACCTTCTTTGGCGCCGACCCGGTGGCCAAGGGCTGTAATGACCGCCTGGTGATCGCCGGTCCCGACTTTGCCCCCGGTGTCGCAAGCAACAGCCTGAACATTCAAGCGGTTGCTCAGGGTCTGGACAACGCCTACATCCCTCGGGCCAAAGACCACGAGCCCGGTGACAGTGGCCAGTTTGGCCTGGCGTTGCGCTGGTTCCTGCCGGAGTTGAACGACACCGAGTTGGCGGCCTACGCGATGAATTATCACAGCCGCAATCCGTACCTGAGCTTTACCCGCACCACCGTGGCGGCTCCCCCGAATACCGCTAACACTCCGGCCCGGGTGCGTACCGCCAGTTACTTCGTCGACTACCCGGAAGACATCCGCCTGTATGGCTTGAGTTTCCAGACCAACGTTTCCGGTGTTGCGCTTGGCGGCGAGGTGAGCTTCCGTCCGAACATGCCGCTGCAGATCAACACCGCCGACCTCAACCTGGCCGCTGTCAACCAGTTGGGCCTGATCAATGGCGTGCCGGGTGCAGTCTCGCCCGTGTTTGTCGACGGTTTTGCCACCAACGCCCCAGGCGCGGCAATTCCGGGCTACAAGCGCATGCCAGTGACCCAGGTGCAGGTGACGGCGACCAAGTTCTTCGATCAGGTACTGGCCGCCAGCCGCCTCACGCTGGTGGGTGAGGTGGGCTACAACCGCGTGTCTGGCTTGAGTACCGATACCGGTGACGTGCGTTTCGGTCGCAGCCCAACCTACGGTGCAGGCGCGCTGGTCGACAACGGTGCGGTATGCCGAGGTACCGCCGCCGGTACACCAACAGCGAGCAACCCGCAGCAGGAATGCAACAACAAAGGCTATTACACCAGCGATTCCTGGGGCTATCGGGTGCGCGGCAAGCTCGACTATCCCAACGTGATTGCCGGTATCAACTTGTCGCCGAGTCTGGCCTGGTCGCATGACGTCAACGGCACCGGTGTCAGCTTCGAGGAAGGCGCCAAGGCGGTCAGCCTGGGGCTCGATGCCGACTACGAGAACACCTACACCGCAAGCCTCAGTTACACCAACTACTTTGGCGGCGACTTCAACACGCTGGTGGACCGTGACTTTATGTCGCTCAGTTTCGGCGTGAACTTCTAA
- a CDS encoding class I SAM-dependent methyltransferase → MNSSTAQSTNWFDKGAEAYARFRPQYPQSLAAYLASLAPNMALAVDVGCGNGQLTRDLAEHFSAVSGFDPSEDQIAHCTAQANVSYQCAPAEDLPLQSRSASLITAAQAAHWFDLPRFYAEVRRVAVPGAILALISYGVPLLEPTLNERFQRFYWDEIGPYWPAQRKLVDSGYATLDFPFTQINGDAISFCLEWNLEEFLGYISTWSAVRQASHAGKDEVLTHFAEELARLWGEPTSKRPVTWPINMRIGRV, encoded by the coding sequence ATGAATAGCAGCACCGCACAGAGCACCAACTGGTTTGACAAGGGTGCCGAGGCCTACGCGCGCTTCAGGCCGCAATACCCGCAGTCACTGGCCGCCTACCTGGCTTCGTTGGCGCCGAACATGGCTTTGGCGGTAGACGTTGGCTGTGGCAACGGCCAGCTTACCCGAGACCTCGCCGAGCACTTCAGCGCAGTCTCAGGCTTTGATCCCAGCGAAGACCAGATCGCCCACTGCACCGCGCAAGCCAACGTCAGTTATCAATGCGCCCCGGCAGAAGATCTGCCCCTGCAATCGCGCAGCGCCAGCCTGATCACTGCAGCGCAGGCGGCGCACTGGTTCGACTTGCCGCGCTTTTACGCTGAAGTTCGCCGCGTGGCGGTACCCGGGGCCATCCTGGCACTGATCAGCTACGGCGTGCCGCTGCTCGAGCCAACACTGAACGAGCGCTTCCAGCGCTTTTACTGGGACGAAATCGGGCCCTATTGGCCGGCACAGCGCAAGCTCGTCGATAGCGGTTACGCGACGCTGGACTTCCCGTTCACGCAAATCAACGGCGACGCCATCAGCTTCTGCCTGGAGTGGAACCTGGAGGAATTTCTTGGCTATATCTCCACCTGGTCGGCAGTACGCCAGGCATCGCATGCAGGCAAGGACGAGGTACTTACGCACTTTGCCGAAGAACTTGCCAGGCTATGGGGCGAGCCCACTAGCAAACGCCCTGTTACCTGGCCGATCAACATGCGCATTGGTCGCGTGTAA
- a CDS encoding AMP-binding protein yields MNHLSYSQGRQDKDLLAMTLGTAFDTTVAKFAEREALVVRHQGLRYSWQALADAVDRHARALLALGLNSGDRLGIWAPNCAEWCITQFASAKIGVILVNINPAYRSSELEYALKQSACSWVICADAFKTSDYHAMFLGLVPELAEVKPGTLNCERLPALRGVVSLASNPPEAFLAWNELQKMAAAVSDETLTSRQASLRPEDPINIQYTSGTTGFPKGATLSHHNILNNGYMVGESLGLSEQDRMVIPVPLYHCFGMVMGNLGCMTHGSTMIYPNDAFDPLLTLSTVAEEKATALYGVPTMFIAMLDHPQRADFDLSSLRTGIMAGATCPIEVMRRVIDEMHMGEVQIAYGMTETSPVSLQTAAEDELELRVTSVGRTQPRLENKIIDSEGVTVARGEIGELCTRGYSVMLGYWNNPAATAASIDAEGWMQTGDLAVMDEQGYVRIVGRSKDMIIRGGENIYPRELEEFFFTHPAIADVQVIGIPCSRYGEEIVAWIKFHPGHSAAEDELRSWAKAQIAHFKVPRHFRFVEEFPMTVTGKVQKFKMREITIEELTITVEGNGR; encoded by the coding sequence ATGAATCACCTGAGTTATTCCCAGGGGCGGCAGGACAAAGACCTGCTGGCCATGACCCTCGGTACAGCGTTCGATACCACGGTTGCCAAGTTCGCGGAGCGCGAAGCACTGGTGGTCCGGCATCAGGGCCTGCGTTACAGCTGGCAGGCCCTGGCCGATGCAGTGGACCGCCATGCCCGGGCCTTGCTGGCGCTGGGACTGAACAGCGGCGACCGCCTGGGCATCTGGGCGCCCAACTGCGCCGAGTGGTGTATCACACAATTTGCCAGCGCCAAGATCGGCGTCATTCTGGTCAACATCAACCCTGCCTATCGCAGTAGCGAACTGGAATACGCGCTCAAGCAGTCCGCATGCAGCTGGGTGATTTGCGCGGACGCCTTCAAAACCTCCGACTATCACGCCATGTTTCTCGGCTTGGTGCCGGAGCTGGCCGAGGTCAAGCCCGGTACCCTCAACTGTGAACGGCTGCCTGCCTTGCGTGGTGTGGTAAGCCTGGCCAGCAACCCTCCCGAGGCATTTCTGGCCTGGAACGAGCTGCAAAAAATGGCCGCCGCGGTCAGCGACGAAACCCTGACAAGTCGCCAGGCCAGTCTGCGCCCTGAAGACCCGATCAACATCCAGTACACCTCCGGCACCACAGGTTTCCCCAAAGGGGCCACGTTGAGCCACCACAACATCCTCAACAACGGCTACATGGTGGGTGAGAGCCTGGGCCTGAGCGAGCAGGATCGCATGGTGATCCCGGTGCCGTTGTATCACTGCTTCGGCATGGTCATGGGCAACCTGGGCTGCATGACCCATGGCAGCACCATGATCTACCCCAACGATGCCTTCGACCCGCTGTTGACGCTGAGCACGGTTGCCGAAGAAAAGGCCACTGCACTGTACGGCGTGCCGACCATGTTCATTGCCATGCTCGACCATCCGCAACGTGCCGACTTCGACTTGTCCAGTCTGCGCACCGGGATCATGGCCGGGGCGACCTGCCCGATCGAAGTGATGCGCCGGGTGATCGACGAGATGCACATGGGCGAGGTGCAGATTGCCTATGGCATGACCGAAACCAGCCCGGTATCGCTACAGACCGCCGCCGAAGATGAGCTGGAACTGCGCGTGACCTCGGTGGGGCGCACCCAGCCGCGCCTGGAGAACAAGATCATCGACAGCGAAGGCGTAACCGTGGCCCGGGGCGAGATCGGTGAGCTGTGCACGCGTGGCTACAGCGTTATGCTCGGTTATTGGAACAATCCTGCTGCCACCGCGGCGAGCATCGACGCTGAGGGCTGGATGCAGACCGGCGACCTGGCGGTGATGGACGAGCAGGGCTATGTGCGCATCGTCGGGCGTAGCAAGGACATGATCATTCGTGGTGGTGAGAACATTTATCCGCGCGAGCTGGAAGAGTTCTTCTTCACCCATCCGGCCATCGCCGACGTCCAGGTGATTGGCATACCTTGCAGCCGTTATGGTGAAGAAATCGTCGCCTGGATCAAGTTCCATCCCGGCCACAGCGCCGCTGAGGATGAGCTACGCAGCTGGGCAAAGGCGCAGATCGCTCACTTCAAAGTGCCGCGCCATTTCCGCTTTGTCGAGGAGTTCCCAATGACGGTGACCGGCAAAGTACAGAAGTTCAAAATGCGCGAGATCACTATCGAGGAGTTGACCATTACCGTGGAAGGCAATGGTCGCTAG
- the peaD gene encoding quinohemoprotein amine dehydrogenase subunit beta, with protein MKLQFIGRLAATSMGLFAVCTAATVGLAMGVPSASAANSGPALKPGQEYLLATNYPNNLHLIDVATDKLYKTCEMPDAFGPGAAQVAPDKKTAYVLNNHYGDIYGIDMDTCKTVFHARLAYKPGEQARAMLSLAVSPDGKEVYTVANPTLILNDHYAVQEPRLQVYSTDAGLDAKPLRTFPVPRQVSIMQVGDDGTLYMAGRDIYKLDVNTGKYSVALPTGSWTRPHYSPPDLLYIWSHQSPRRDFSLLYTAAKFKDDKQDPATADYVYGYVSVDLATGKTETTDFAPLTEVYFTGMRSPKDPNQMFSVLNRLAKYDIKEQKLIKAAKLAHSYYCISFNKAGSKLYLTGTFSDIAVYDPDKLELTNNIKLPGGDMVTGTAQVFTR; from the coding sequence ATGAAGCTTCAGTTCATCGGCCGCCTGGCTGCTACAAGCATGGGCTTGTTTGCCGTTTGCACCGCCGCCACCGTTGGCCTTGCCATGGGCGTGCCGAGCGCCAGTGCCGCCAACAGCGGCCCGGCGCTCAAGCCCGGTCAGGAATACTTGCTGGCAACCAACTACCCCAACAACCTGCACCTGATCGATGTCGCCACCGACAAGCTCTACAAGACCTGCGAGATGCCCGACGCCTTCGGTCCGGGAGCCGCCCAGGTGGCGCCGGACAAGAAGACGGCCTACGTGCTCAACAACCACTATGGCGATATCTATGGTATCGATATGGATACCTGCAAGACCGTGTTCCACGCCCGTCTGGCGTACAAGCCGGGCGAGCAGGCCAGGGCCATGCTGTCACTGGCGGTCAGCCCGGACGGCAAGGAGGTCTACACCGTCGCCAACCCCACGCTGATACTCAACGACCATTATGCCGTGCAGGAACCACGCCTGCAGGTGTACAGCACCGATGCGGGCCTCGACGCCAAACCGCTGCGCACCTTCCCGGTGCCGCGCCAGGTCTCGATCATGCAGGTAGGTGACGACGGCACCCTATACATGGCCGGTCGCGATATCTACAAACTCGATGTGAACACCGGCAAATACAGCGTGGCCTTGCCCACCGGTAGTTGGACGCGGCCGCACTACAGCCCGCCGGACCTGCTGTACATCTGGTCGCACCAGAGCCCGCGCCGCGATTTCTCGCTGCTCTACACCGCAGCGAAATTCAAGGATGACAAGCAAGACCCGGCCACCGCCGACTATGTCTATGGGTACGTCAGTGTCGACCTCGCCACCGGCAAGACCGAGACGACGGACTTCGCACCGTTGACCGAGGTGTACTTCACTGGCATGCGCTCACCCAAAGACCCGAACCAGATGTTCAGCGTGCTCAACCGCCTGGCCAAATACGACATCAAGGAGCAGAAACTGATCAAGGCGGCCAAGCTTGCGCACTCCTATTACTGCATCAGCTTCAACAAGGCAGGCAGCAAGCTGTACCTGACCGGGACCTTCAGTGACATCGCCGTCTACGATCCGGACAAACTCGAACTGACCAACAATATCAAGCTGCCCGGTGGCGACATGGTGACCGGCACCGCCCAGGTGTTTACCCGTTGA
- the qhpC gene encoding quinohemoprotein amine dehydrogenase subunit gamma, with translation MKHLKPLNNKALILEQAAAEDRLEEVVAMSSVAGCTATTDPGWEVDVFGGVASLCQPMEADLYGCSDPCWWPAQVPDMMSTYQDWNKDGQSSEEGWRNLSTVFPNDK, from the coding sequence ATGAAACATCTGAAGCCGCTCAACAATAAAGCGCTGATCCTCGAACAGGCCGCTGCCGAAGATCGTCTCGAAGAAGTCGTGGCAATGAGCAGCGTGGCCGGCTGTACCGCAACCACGGACCCAGGCTGGGAAGTCGATGTGTTCGGTGGCGTGGCGTCGTTGTGCCAGCCGATGGAGGCCGACCTGTATGGCTGCTCCGACCCGTGCTGGTGGCCAGCGCAGGTGCCCGACATGATGAGCACCTACCAGGACTGGAACAAGGATGGGCAGAGCTCCGAGGAAGGCTGGCGCAACCTCAGCACTGTGTTCCCGAACGACAAATGA
- the peaB gene encoding quinohemoprotein amine dehydrogenase maturation protein → MGAILNLVERNLHEVRVDNDRMLFHIPSSSLFATDDVTGGIIDALRQQGCSSEDLVQRLAGRFAGQEIDETLRELIALEVVSNGTELTPEIGISRVERTALNTVVLNVNTGCNLSCTYCYKEDLDKPSAGKKMGADTAEASVEMLLRESPDEERYSVVFFGGEPLSNRPLIEHMVDYCERRFAEQGKQVEFIMTTNATLLTEEIIDYLNAHRFGLSVSIDGPKTVHDRNRITVGGQGTYDVVRRKVDLLLSRYRSRPVGARVTLTRGITDVETIWNHLFNELGFAEVGFAPVTSGDMSNFNLTGEELVEVFANMKALGRRYLEAALEHRNIGFSNLHQLITDIHEGHKKALPCGAGLKMLAVDHKGELNLCHRFTGSSMPTFGNVHGELKQTELTDFLSQRLDRTNTGCDTCHIRNLCSGGCYHESYARYGDPTHPTYHYCELMRDWVDFGIEVYSRIMAGNPAFISSYITPRKVH, encoded by the coding sequence ATGGGCGCTATCTTGAATCTGGTCGAACGCAACCTGCACGAAGTGCGGGTGGACAACGACCGCATGCTGTTCCACATACCGAGCAGTTCGCTGTTCGCTACCGATGACGTTACCGGTGGCATTATTGATGCCCTGCGCCAGCAGGGTTGTAGTTCTGAAGACCTGGTCCAACGCCTGGCCGGGCGCTTCGCCGGGCAGGAAATCGACGAAACCCTGCGCGAGTTGATCGCACTGGAGGTGGTCAGCAACGGGACGGAACTGACACCTGAAATCGGCATCAGCCGGGTCGAGCGCACCGCACTCAATACCGTGGTGCTGAACGTCAATACCGGCTGCAACCTCAGCTGCACCTACTGCTACAAGGAAGACCTGGACAAGCCCTCGGCGGGCAAGAAGATGGGCGCCGATACCGCCGAAGCCTCGGTGGAAATGCTCCTGCGCGAGTCGCCCGACGAGGAGCGCTACAGCGTGGTGTTCTTCGGCGGCGAACCGCTGTCCAACCGTCCGCTGATCGAACACATGGTCGACTACTGCGAGCGTCGCTTCGCCGAGCAGGGCAAGCAGGTGGAGTTCATCATGACCACCAACGCCACGCTGCTCACCGAAGAGATCATCGACTACCTCAATGCCCACCGCTTTGGCCTATCGGTCAGTATCGACGGGCCAAAGACGGTGCATGACCGCAACCGCATTACCGTCGGCGGGCAGGGCACCTACGATGTGGTCCGGCGCAAGGTCGACCTGTTGCTGTCACGCTATCGCAGCCGTCCGGTCGGCGCGCGGGTGACCCTTACCCGCGGTATCACCGATGTCGAAACCATCTGGAATCACCTGTTCAATGAACTGGGTTTCGCTGAAGTCGGCTTTGCCCCCGTCACCTCGGGCGACATGTCCAACTTCAACCTGACCGGCGAGGAACTGGTCGAGGTCTTCGCCAACATGAAGGCCCTCGGTCGGCGTTACCTGGAAGCAGCGCTGGAACACCGCAATATCGGTTTCTCCAACCTGCATCAGCTGATCACCGACATCCACGAAGGGCACAAGAAGGCCTTGCCGTGCGGCGCCGGGCTGAAAATGCTGGCAGTGGACCACAAGGGGGAGCTCAACCTCTGCCATCGCTTTACCGGTTCGAGCATGCCGACCTTCGGTAACGTTCATGGCGAATTGAAGCAGACTGAACTGACCGACTTCCTTTCGCAACGCCTGGATCGCACCAACACCGGCTGCGACACCTGCCATATCCGCAACCTGTGTTCCGGTGGCTGCTACCACGAGAGCTATGCCCGTTACGGCGACCCGACCCACCCGACCTATCACTACTGCGAGCTGATGCGTGACTGGGTGGACTTCGGCATCGAAGTCTATAGCCGCATCATGGCCGGCAACCCGGCGTTCATCAGCAGTTACATCACTCCGCGCAAGGTCCACTGA
- the peaA gene encoding quinohemoprotein amine dehydrogenase subunit alpha, protein MKTTRLRHYLGAGTLAMMACAVMQPALAKDGQAILNAKCMACHTPEGNDSLTRISHQRKTPEGWLMSVARMQVMYGVKIDDEDRRTVVKFLADKQGLAPSETDGVRYAMERRLNTVEKFDEPLNQMCARCHSGARVALQRRPLQEWERLVDFHLGRWPSLEYQSLSRDRDWFGLAHKEVAPLLAKHYPLESQAWSDWQKNKPKADALPGQWSFSGHMLAKGDVRGVMTVTPDTVDNFKVEVKGQYADGTPFNGSGSAILYNGYEWRGNLQIGDVRMRQVFAALNGEMKGRMFETEHDERGLDFSAAKSDSAKLLAVQPAFIKAGSEAELTLVGSGLTGTPDLGAGIEVLKVLETAPGKLRVQVKAAADAASGVRSIAVGALKGVELAVYKDIAEVKVVPAYSIARVGENGGSTPKVQGRFEAEAWGTGADGALYRIGYLPAKWTVEPFNEQAREDEDVKFAGTMQDDGVFVPGLAGPNPQRKMMTNNAGNLKVIAQLEEGGMKGEGHLIVTVQRWNNPPLP, encoded by the coding sequence TTGAAGACGACCCGACTCCGACATTATCTAGGTGCCGGCACCCTGGCCATGATGGCCTGCGCAGTCATGCAGCCTGCTCTGGCAAAAGATGGCCAAGCCATTCTCAATGCCAAGTGCATGGCGTGCCATACCCCCGAAGGCAACGATTCCCTGACCCGCATCAGCCACCAGCGCAAAACGCCGGAAGGCTGGTTGATGAGCGTTGCGCGTATGCAGGTCATGTATGGCGTGAAGATCGATGACGAGGATCGCCGCACGGTGGTCAAGTTCCTCGCCGACAAGCAAGGCCTGGCGCCCAGTGAGACCGATGGCGTGCGCTACGCCATGGAGCGGCGCCTGAACACCGTGGAAAAGTTCGACGAACCGCTCAACCAGATGTGCGCGCGCTGCCACTCTGGGGCACGGGTCGCCCTGCAACGTCGTCCACTGCAGGAGTGGGAACGCCTGGTGGACTTTCACCTGGGCCGTTGGCCGTCGCTTGAGTATCAGTCGCTGTCGCGCGATCGCGACTGGTTCGGCCTGGCGCACAAGGAAGTCGCACCGTTGCTTGCCAAGCACTACCCGTTGGAAAGCCAGGCCTGGAGCGACTGGCAGAAGAACAAGCCCAAGGCTGACGCGCTGCCGGGGCAATGGAGCTTCAGTGGTCATATGCTGGCCAAAGGCGATGTACGTGGAGTGATGACGGTCACCCCGGACACCGTCGATAACTTCAAGGTCGAGGTCAAGGGCCAGTACGCCGACGGCACCCCGTTCAATGGCAGCGGTTCGGCCATTCTCTACAACGGCTACGAATGGCGCGGCAACCTGCAGATCGGCGATGTGCGCATGCGCCAGGTATTTGCAGCACTCAACGGCGAGATGAAGGGGCGCATGTTCGAGACCGAGCATGATGAGCGCGGCCTGGACTTCAGCGCGGCCAAGAGCGATAGCGCCAAGTTGCTGGCAGTGCAGCCGGCTTTCATCAAGGCAGGTAGCGAAGCTGAACTGACCTTGGTGGGCAGCGGACTGACCGGCACGCCGGATCTGGGCGCCGGCATCGAGGTGCTTAAAGTCCTCGAAACTGCGCCTGGCAAACTGCGCGTGCAGGTCAAGGCGGCTGCCGATGCGGCGTCGGGTGTACGCAGCATCGCCGTGGGCGCGCTCAAGGGCGTGGAGTTGGCGGTGTACAAAGACATCGCCGAGGTCAAGGTAGTGCCTGCGTACTCCATTGCCCGGGTAGGTGAGAACGGTGGTTCGACGCCTAAGGTGCAAGGCCGCTTCGAGGCGGAAGCCTGGGGCACGGGCGCAGATGGCGCACTCTATCGGATCGGCTACCTGCCGGCGAAATGGACGGTGGAGCCGTTCAACGAGCAGGCCCGGGAAGATGAGGACGTCAAGTTCGCCGGCACCATGCAGGACGATGGTGTGTTCGTACCGGGGCTGGCCGGGCCGAACCCGCAGCGCAAGATGATGACCAACAACGCCGGCAACCTGAAAGTGATTGCGCAGTTGGAGGAGGGTGGCATGAAAGGCGAAGGCCACCTGATCGTGACCGTACAGCGTTGGAACAATCCACCGTTGCCATAA